The Enterococcus sp. 7F3_DIV0205 genome has a window encoding:
- a CDS encoding DMT family transporter: MNNVNDLSNSNIEQAKIKQASSFERKGLLNGLSSGLLFGLNSALLALAISLFLFSDEPNAYALPLVFAGFNDFLAAIWLIIYNTHQGRLKEIFRSLKLFPGKMTCLAALMGGPVAQGAYLLGIAFAGPTYAVPISALCPVVGALLSAVFLKEKITQRVWAGMAICVVGAVVISYTPPAGNVENFYLGIICAAVAALGWGLEGVLSAFGGSVLDPKVTITIRDITSGLTFFLIVMPLVNGLGVFQQVFQSPKTLVILALAALVAAVSFLQWYNANSMCGVAKGMALNSTYVMWGIIFSAVVSQDFSTITPMVIVGALLITFGAIMVSVNPLSFFKKEVA; encoded by the coding sequence ATGAATAATGTAAATGACTTAAGCAATTCTAATATAGAACAAGCAAAAATAAAACAAGCAAGTAGTTTTGAGCGTAAAGGTCTTTTAAATGGTTTGTCTTCTGGGTTACTTTTTGGATTGAATAGCGCATTACTAGCTTTAGCGATTTCGTTATTTCTCTTTTCAGACGAACCTAATGCCTATGCTTTACCGTTAGTTTTTGCAGGTTTTAATGATTTTTTAGCTGCGATTTGGTTGATTATTTATAATACTCATCAAGGCAGGTTAAAAGAGATTTTTAGAAGCTTAAAACTATTTCCAGGGAAAATGACATGTTTAGCAGCTTTAATGGGCGGTCCAGTGGCTCAAGGAGCCTATCTATTAGGGATTGCTTTTGCTGGACCAACTTATGCTGTACCAATTTCAGCATTGTGTCCAGTGGTTGGCGCTTTACTTTCTGCAGTTTTCTTAAAGGAAAAAATAACCCAGCGTGTGTGGGCTGGTATGGCAATTTGTGTTGTTGGTGCCGTTGTAATTTCATACACGCCGCCAGCGGGGAATGTAGAGAATTTTTATTTAGGGATTATTTGTGCGGCGGTTGCAGCCTTAGGATGGGGTCTTGAAGGAGTTCTTTCAGCTTTTGGTGGTTCTGTACTTGATCCTAAAGTAACGATTACGATTCGCGATATTACATCTGGATTGACATTTTTCTTGATTGTGATGCCTTTAGTCAATGGATTGGGTGTTTTTCAACAAGTGTTCCAATCGCCAAAAACTTTAGTCATTTTAGCGTTAGCAGCGTTAGTTGCTGCGGTCTCTTTTTTACAGTGGTATAACGCCAACAGCATGTGTGGTGTGGCAAAAGGGATGGCTTTAAATAGTACGTATGTGATGTGGGGAATTATTTTTTCAGCTGTTGTTTCCCAAGATTTTTCGACTATTACGCCAATGGTTATTGTAGGTGCATTATTGATTACCTTTGGTGCCATCATGGTATCAGTTAATCCACTTTCATTCTTTAAAAAGGAGGTAGCATAA
- the cutC gene encoding choline trimethylamine-lyase, with product MNNELLEKQLIDATKNLSGTESQELVKVFSGVIQELKEDDPVVVSNISTFPGDELSRFSPRLKKLKDHYLTIRPSVTAHRAKAVTEIAKKHWGMPKIILRAKAFKHACETAPLLIQDNELIVGHACGRPRAGAVAPDIAWRWVLDELDTIDSRPQDPFEISEETKRTLREDIFPFWETRSLDEVCQSQYEEAGLWEFSGEAFVSDLSYHQINGGGDTCPGYDILLIKKGINKIKEEAETKLSELLMSNPEDIEKIYFYKAEIETCEGILNYSKRLSDHAKELAAVENDPVRKAELLETAEILLAVPANPPKTFKEALQSIWTMESLFVIEENQTGISLGRLDQYIYPMYKADLEAGRMTEHEAIELLGCFFIKCSEYMWLSSEGGAKFFAGYQPFINCTVGGVKRTGGDATNELTYAIMEAIRMTKVYQPSLACRIHNQSPQKYLKKIVEVVKAGMGFPACHFDDSHIKMMLAKGFGIEDARDYCLMGCVEPQKSGRIYQWTSTGYTQWPIAIEFVLNRGVMKWHGTKQGIDTGDLDQFKTFEQFDEAVKEQLRRIVNLSAVGTVISQRVHADVAPKPLMSLMVEGCMETGKDVTHGGAVVNNGPGLVWSGLGTYVDSMVVIKKLVFEEQKYTLKQLKEALDADFVGYDQIKRDCLSAPKYGNDDDYADSIAAEIINWTEREHQQYDMLYSKMSHGTLSISNNTPFGEMTAATPNGRNAWVPLSDGISPSQGADKFGPTAIIKSVSKLGVESMTIGMVHNFKLLKGILETSEGENGLINLLRTASILGNGQMQFSYIDNDLLLKAQKQPEKHRDLIIRVAGYSAYFVELCKEVQDEIISRTMIEHF from the coding sequence ATGAACAATGAACTTTTAGAAAAACAATTAATCGATGCAACAAAAAATCTATCTGGTACGGAATCACAAGAGCTAGTCAAAGTATTTTCAGGTGTTATTCAAGAATTAAAAGAAGATGATCCAGTGGTGGTATCGAATATTTCTACTTTTCCAGGAGATGAATTAAGTCGATTTAGTCCTCGATTAAAAAAATTAAAGGACCATTATTTAACAATTCGTCCTTCTGTAACGGCTCATAGAGCAAAAGCAGTGACTGAAATTGCAAAAAAACATTGGGGTATGCCAAAAATTATCTTACGAGCAAAAGCGTTTAAACATGCATGTGAAACAGCACCGTTGTTGATTCAAGATAACGAATTGATCGTAGGTCATGCTTGTGGACGTCCTCGGGCTGGAGCTGTTGCTCCAGATATCGCATGGCGTTGGGTATTAGATGAACTCGATACGATCGATTCAAGACCGCAAGATCCATTTGAAATTAGTGAAGAAACGAAAAGAACGCTTCGAGAAGACATCTTCCCATTTTGGGAAACTCGTTCATTAGATGAAGTCTGTCAGTCACAATATGAAGAGGCAGGTCTTTGGGAATTTTCTGGAGAAGCATTTGTTAGTGACCTATCCTATCACCAAATCAATGGCGGCGGCGATACATGCCCAGGATATGATATTTTGTTGATTAAAAAGGGAATTAACAAAATAAAAGAGGAAGCGGAAACGAAACTTTCTGAATTGTTGATGAGCAATCCAGAAGATATCGAAAAAATTTATTTTTATAAAGCTGAAATTGAAACTTGTGAAGGTATTTTAAATTATTCTAAACGTTTATCTGACCATGCCAAAGAACTAGCGGCTGTAGAAAATGATCCAGTTCGAAAAGCAGAACTTTTAGAAACAGCAGAAATTCTGTTAGCCGTTCCAGCAAATCCGCCAAAAACATTTAAAGAGGCGTTGCAATCAATCTGGACAATGGAATCATTGTTTGTAATAGAAGAAAATCAAACGGGGATTTCATTAGGACGTCTAGATCAATATATCTACCCAATGTATAAAGCTGATCTTGAAGCTGGACGAATGACTGAACATGAAGCAATTGAGTTACTGGGCTGTTTCTTTATCAAATGTTCTGAATATATGTGGCTGTCTAGTGAAGGCGGAGCTAAATTTTTCGCTGGCTATCAACCCTTCATTAATTGTACGGTTGGCGGAGTAAAACGCACAGGTGGAGATGCTACGAATGAATTGACCTATGCGATTATGGAAGCTATTCGGATGACAAAAGTTTATCAGCCTTCATTAGCGTGTCGTATCCATAACCAATCACCGCAAAAATATTTGAAAAAAATTGTTGAAGTTGTAAAAGCAGGAATGGGCTTTCCAGCTTGTCATTTCGATGATTCTCATATCAAAATGATGCTAGCTAAAGGTTTTGGGATCGAAGATGCACGCGATTATTGTTTGATGGGATGTGTAGAGCCACAAAAATCCGGCAGAATTTACCAATGGACTTCAACAGGATATACACAATGGCCAATTGCAATTGAGTTCGTATTAAATCGCGGTGTTATGAAATGGCATGGTACAAAACAAGGAATCGATACAGGTGATTTAGATCAATTTAAAACATTTGAACAATTCGATGAAGCGGTTAAAGAGCAGTTGAGAAGGATTGTTAATTTATCAGCAGTCGGCACTGTAATTAGCCAGCGTGTCCATGCAGATGTTGCACCTAAACCATTGATGTCATTGATGGTAGAAGGGTGTATGGAGACAGGAAAAGATGTCACGCATGGTGGAGCAGTTGTTAATAATGGGCCAGGATTAGTTTGGTCTGGTTTAGGTACGTACGTTGACTCAATGGTTGTAATCAAAAAATTAGTTTTCGAAGAACAAAAGTATACATTAAAGCAACTCAAAGAAGCTTTAGATGCAGATTTTGTTGGATATGACCAAATCAAACGTGATTGTTTAAGTGCTCCTAAATACGGGAATGATGATGATTATGCTGACTCGATTGCAGCAGAAATAATTAACTGGACAGAGAGAGAACATCAGCAGTATGACATGCTGTATTCGAAAATGAGCCATGGAACATTGTCAATTTCCAATAATACGCCATTTGGAGAAATGACTGCAGCAACACCAAATGGTCGTAACGCTTGGGTGCCGCTTTCTGATGGAATCTCTCCGAGTCAAGGAGCGGATAAATTTGGTCCAACAGCAATCATCAAGTCTGTCAGCAAGTTAGGAGTTGAGAGTATGACGATCGGTATGGTGCATAATTTCAAACTACTTAAAGGGATTTTAGAGACATCCGAAGGGGAAAACGGTTTGATTAACCTTTTACGTACAGCATCGATATTAGGCAATGGTCAGATGCAATTTAGTTATATCGATAATGATTTGTTGTTGAAAGCGCAAAAGCAGCCTGAAAAACACCGTGATTTGATTATTCGTGTAGCGGGATATAGTGCTTACTTTGTTGAATTGTGTAAAGAAGTACAAGATGAAATCATCAGTCGGACAATGATTGAGCATTTCTAA
- the cutD gene encoding choline TMA-lyase-activating enzyme, with protein MIPAKKTARIFNIQKYSIYDGDGIRTLVFFKGCPLRCKWCSNPESVESGFQVMKQQNLCDDCGICTEVCPKNIHKMRTTMDDKQEHYIDRKISCSGCRICEEKCPKNALTVMGQDMTVPEVMEVILQDMLFYMSSNGGVTLGGGEVTYQGDFAVELLAECKENGIHTAIETCGYTKWEMMKKFVDVTDLFLFDVKHFDPEKHRELVGARNDRIMANLEQLFQAGATISVRMPLIKGLNDSLETLKATILYIKEIQTNGQLKSIDILPYHKLGVAKYEQLDQTYPLKDIDMSYTDDELEKIRDYLSQFELPVRVVKH; from the coding sequence ATGATACCAGCAAAAAAAACGGCCCGGATCTTTAATATTCAGAAATATTCTATTTATGATGGAGATGGGATTCGTACGTTAGTCTTCTTTAAAGGCTGTCCGTTACGGTGTAAATGGTGTTCAAATCCTGAGAGTGTAGAGTCTGGATTTCAAGTGATGAAACAACAAAATTTATGTGACGATTGCGGAATTTGTACGGAAGTCTGTCCTAAAAACATTCACAAAATGCGTACAACGATGGATGACAAGCAAGAACACTATATCGATCGAAAAATTTCTTGTAGCGGTTGTCGAATTTGCGAAGAAAAATGTCCTAAAAATGCTTTGACTGTAATGGGGCAAGATATGACTGTTCCAGAAGTGATGGAAGTAATTTTGCAAGATATGTTATTTTATATGAGCTCAAATGGAGGGGTCACACTTGGTGGGGGTGAAGTGACTTATCAAGGAGATTTCGCTGTTGAACTTTTAGCTGAATGTAAAGAAAATGGCATTCACACGGCGATTGAAACTTGCGGGTACACAAAATGGGAAATGATGAAAAAATTTGTTGATGTGACGGATTTATTTTTGTTTGATGTGAAGCATTTTGATCCTGAAAAACATCGTGAATTAGTCGGCGCACGAAATGACCGCATTATGGCAAATTTGGAACAACTATTTCAAGCAGGAGCAACTATTTCAGTTAGAATGCCGTTAATCAAAGGATTAAATGACTCTTTAGAAACGCTGAAAGCAACTATTTTGTACATTAAAGAAATTCAAACAAACGGACAGTTGAAAAGTATCGATATTTTACCTTATCATAAATTAGGGGTAGCTAAATATGAACAATTAGATCAAACATATCCATTAAAAGATATCGATATGTCTTATACTGATGATGAACTTGAAAAAATCAGAGATTATCTGTCTCAATTTGAATTACCAGTCAGAGTAGTGAAACATTAA